In Nocardia sp. NBC_00403, one DNA window encodes the following:
- a CDS encoding SDR family NAD(P)-dependent oxidoreductase — MHSTIDTARPGRRAKLRAGLENGFEVLRHGRLRGGNEPLPFDIAEQRAMYRLRRYQPPESAAGSNPPVVLMIPTLMLSADLYDLDAHHGAVATLRQAGVHPWVIDFGSPAEEEHGWQRTIADHVIAVSDAIATVHRDTGRDVHLLGFSQGGMFAYQAAAYRRGTHVASIITCGSPVDTETSALPFGLPPEIMANAADFLADNVIGRMRITEGMLRTWFKMLDPMNTVRRRRAFLRQLHDREALLPDERRRRFLAKDGWVGYPGPAAADLVREFIGRNRLLSGSIVIGDRLATLAEITCPILAFAGKYDTIATPAAVRAVGRAAPKAAAYEVCAVASHFGLVAGSGATGVTWPTTARWITWLENGGPRPELVQEIEGAQPASDAEGRPQAPAGALADRQVLITGATSGIGRAAALAVAAEGGTVLLIGRRGPELTQVVEDIRTGGGSAYGYQCDITDAEATGQIVEQILGNHGHVDMLVNNAGRSIRRSLGQSTDRLHDFERTMAVNYFGALRLTLALLPQMRERKFGHIVNISTGAVQVSAPRFAAYLASKAALNKFTDVAAAETSSDCVTFTTIHLPLVRTPMIAPGDYRAFKVRTPEWAAGLIVKALVKRPKRIVMTKAALWEAWGLIAPRHKDRVMHQRYLATAER; from the coding sequence ATGCACTCGACGATCGACACTGCGCGACCCGGCCGGCGGGCCAAACTGCGGGCCGGACTGGAGAACGGATTCGAGGTGCTCAGGCACGGCCGCCTCCGGGGTGGGAACGAGCCGTTGCCGTTCGACATTGCCGAGCAGCGGGCGATGTACCGACTGCGCCGCTACCAACCGCCGGAATCGGCTGCGGGCAGCAATCCCCCGGTGGTCCTCATGATTCCGACGCTCATGCTGTCGGCCGATCTCTACGACCTCGATGCACACCACGGCGCGGTGGCCACGCTGCGGCAGGCGGGCGTACATCCATGGGTCATCGACTTCGGTTCGCCCGCCGAGGAAGAACACGGCTGGCAGCGCACGATCGCCGATCACGTGATCGCAGTGAGCGATGCGATCGCCACCGTGCACCGCGACACCGGCCGTGACGTCCACCTGCTCGGTTTCTCCCAGGGCGGTATGTTCGCCTACCAGGCCGCCGCGTACCGACGCGGTACCCACGTAGCGAGCATCATCACCTGTGGCAGCCCGGTGGACACCGAAACCTCCGCGCTGCCCTTCGGCCTGCCACCGGAGATCATGGCGAATGCGGCAGACTTCTTGGCCGACAATGTGATCGGCAGGATGCGCATCACCGAGGGCATGCTGCGCACCTGGTTCAAGATGCTCGATCCGATGAACACCGTGCGCCGTCGCCGGGCGTTCCTGCGGCAACTCCACGACCGCGAGGCGCTGCTGCCCGACGAGCGCAGGCGGCGCTTCCTCGCCAAGGACGGGTGGGTCGGTTATCCGGGCCCGGCGGCCGCGGATCTGGTGCGCGAGTTCATCGGCAGGAACAGACTGCTTTCCGGCAGCATCGTTATCGGCGACCGGCTGGCGACACTGGCCGAAATCACGTGCCCCATACTCGCTTTCGCCGGCAAGTACGACACCATCGCAACACCGGCGGCGGTGCGCGCGGTAGGCCGCGCCGCGCCGAAAGCCGCCGCATACGAGGTCTGCGCCGTGGCGAGCCACTTCGGTCTGGTCGCGGGTAGCGGAGCAACCGGAGTGACTTGGCCGACCACGGCGCGGTGGATCACCTGGCTGGAGAACGGCGGACCACGCCCGGAGCTGGTCCAGGAAATCGAGGGGGCGCAACCAGCATCCGATGCCGAAGGTCGGCCGCAAGCACCGGCCGGGGCGTTGGCGGACCGTCAAGTCTTGATCACCGGGGCCACCTCCGGAATCGGACGGGCCGCCGCCCTCGCGGTCGCCGCGGAGGGCGGCACCGTGCTGCTGATCGGCAGGCGCGGCCCCGAACTCACGCAGGTGGTCGAGGACATCCGAACCGGCGGCGGCAGCGCGTACGGATACCAGTGCGACATCACCGATGCCGAGGCCACCGGGCAGATCGTCGAGCAGATCCTCGGAAACCACGGCCACGTGGACATGCTGGTGAACAATGCGGGGCGCTCCATCCGGCGCTCACTCGGGCAGTCCACCGACCGCTTGCACGACTTCGAACGCACCATGGCGGTCAACTACTTCGGCGCACTGCGGCTGACGCTGGCCTTGCTGCCACAGATGCGGGAACGCAAGTTCGGCCATATCGTGAACATCAGTACCGGAGCCGTCCAAGTGAGCGCACCACGATTCGCGGCCTATCTGGCCAGCAAGGCGGCGCTGAACAAATTTACCGATGTCGCCGCCGCCGAAACCTCCAGTGACTGCGTCACTTTCACCACGATCCACTTGCCGCTGGTACGCACACCGATGATCGCGCCC
- a CDS encoding acyl-CoA synthetase, whose amino-acid sequence MYSTHALHRALQQTPDLPMTVSGSRTRTVRESFERISRLAGAFREIGVRPGDRVAILALNSDRYHEIFFATWWCGAVVNPINIRWSPAEITGALRDAQPSLLLADDSRLSLVTELTAGALTGVYCGDGSPAHDMLGYEDLVANTKPVPDLRTGEDAPASLLYTGGTTGSAKGVLMTHRNLMTSAVSHETAQAGGVSLLTAPMFHIAALSCWLTQNYHGGTVVFLPSFEPGSVLAAIEKYRVTSVTLVPTMLGMLLDHPDLGSFDTSSLWALGYGAAPMPATLLERARRALPGAGFVQGYGTTETAIVTALTRKDHEVGGTRLRSAGRVAAHCEVRIATGDGSEAPRGEVGELLVRGDGCMREYWRQPEQTAAVLRDGWLHTGDAAYMDDDGFVYIVDRLTDMIITGGENVYSSEVENALATHPAVAACAVIGLPDQRWGERVHAVVVLAPGARATEAELRTHAAASIARYKVPRAIDFVAAMPLSAAGKVLKSLLRDQLVRG is encoded by the coding sequence ATGTACTCGACGCACGCACTGCACCGTGCACTCCAGCAGACGCCGGACCTCCCGATGACCGTTTCCGGGAGCCGCACACGCACCGTCCGGGAGTCGTTCGAGCGGATCTCCCGTCTAGCAGGCGCCTTCCGGGAGATCGGCGTCCGGCCGGGAGATCGGGTGGCGATTCTCGCGCTCAACTCCGACCGGTACCACGAGATCTTTTTCGCGACATGGTGGTGCGGCGCTGTGGTGAATCCGATCAATATTCGATGGAGCCCGGCCGAAATCACCGGCGCACTGCGGGATGCGCAACCCAGCCTGCTGCTGGCCGACGACAGCCGGTTGTCGCTCGTCACCGAGCTGACCGCAGGCGCACTCACCGGTGTCTACTGCGGTGACGGATCGCCCGCTCACGACATGCTCGGCTATGAGGACCTGGTGGCGAACACGAAACCGGTGCCGGATCTGCGTACGGGTGAGGACGCGCCCGCGTCACTGTTGTACACCGGCGGCACCACCGGGTCGGCCAAAGGCGTTCTCATGACACACCGCAACCTGATGACCTCCGCGGTGAGCCACGAAACCGCGCAGGCGGGGGGCGTTTCGCTGCTGACGGCGCCGATGTTCCACATCGCGGCCCTATCGTGCTGGCTCACCCAGAATTACCACGGCGGCACCGTTGTCTTCCTCCCCTCCTTCGAGCCGGGATCGGTGCTGGCTGCCATCGAGAAATACCGGGTGACCAGCGTGACGCTGGTGCCGACCATGCTCGGCATGCTGCTCGACCACCCGGACCTGGGAAGCTTCGACACCAGCAGCCTGTGGGCGCTCGGCTACGGCGCGGCGCCCATGCCCGCGACACTCCTGGAGAGGGCCCGCCGTGCCCTGCCCGGCGCGGGCTTCGTGCAGGGATACGGCACCACGGAGACCGCTATCGTCACCGCGCTGACCCGCAAGGATCACGAAGTAGGCGGAACAAGGCTGCGCTCGGCGGGCCGGGTGGCAGCGCACTGTGAAGTGCGGATAGCGACCGGAGACGGGAGCGAAGCACCCCGCGGCGAGGTCGGCGAACTGCTGGTACGCGGCGACGGCTGTATGCGCGAATATTGGCGACAGCCGGAACAGACCGCCGCGGTGCTGCGCGATGGCTGGTTGCACACCGGCGACGCCGCATACATGGACGACGACGGCTTCGTCTACATCGTGGACCGGCTCACGGACATGATCATCACCGGCGGCGAGAACGTCTACTCCAGCGAGGTGGAGAACGCCCTGGCCACACATCCGGCGGTGGCGGCGTGCGCGGTGATCGGCCTGCCCGACCAGCGGTGGGGCGAGCGGGTGCACGCGGTGGTGGTGCTGGCACCCGGCGCGCGGGCCACCGAGGCCGAATTACGCACGCACGCAGCCGCTTCGATTGCCCGATACAAGGTGCCGCGCGCCATCGACTTCGTCGCCGCGATGCCGCTCTCGGCCGCGGGGAAGGTGCTCAAAAGTCTGCTGCGCGACCAACTGGTCAGGGGTTGA
- a CDS encoding sensor histidine kinase, giving the protein MPLRVTLVLALVVLAGLGLLASGMVVTSVLEDSLMRRTDQQLRDASTAWMRPPRPAPPGPPHLPSVFYIRSEPNAGNGIRLETPSFIADAEPALPDPPPWRTDRDPPPGIVAITKPTTVGSKNGASVQWRAITVRTPDATTTVAVPLTQNIETVRRLIMLQLIVGAAVLAALAVAAYFVIRRSLRPLRGVEKTAAAIAAGDLTRRVPVRGTNTEIDRLSQSLNGMLAQIQSAFAATEASESAARRSEAKMRRFVADASHELRTPLTTIRGFAELYRQGATTDPALFMDRIEREAQRMGLLVEDLLMLARLDAQRPLEQGPVDLLAVASDAVHNARAMAAADGSDGPHRSIELEICSGEGTLEVNGDEERLRQVLANLLNNALTHTPPDASVKVRLTPELDEILLEVADTGPGLPADEAERIFERFYRTDNSRTRASGGTGLGLSIVQALVAAHGGTVTADSVPGSGTTFTVHLPRSTRRAGA; this is encoded by the coding sequence ATCCCACTCCGGGTGACATTGGTGCTGGCCCTTGTTGTCCTGGCCGGGCTCGGTCTGCTGGCTTCCGGAATGGTGGTCACCTCCGTCTTGGAAGATTCGCTGATGCGCCGCACCGATCAGCAATTGCGGGATGCCTCGACAGCGTGGATGCGGCCACCACGGCCTGCACCACCCGGCCCACCGCATTTGCCGAGCGTCTTCTACATCCGGTCCGAACCGAACGCGGGCAACGGCATCCGGCTCGAGACCCCTTCGTTCATTGCGGATGCCGAACCTGCGCTGCCGGATCCGCCGCCATGGCGGACCGACCGCGATCCCCCGCCGGGGATTGTCGCCATCACCAAGCCCACCACGGTCGGCTCCAAGAACGGCGCGTCGGTTCAGTGGCGGGCCATTACCGTGCGAACACCGGACGCCACCACGACGGTGGCGGTGCCGCTCACTCAGAACATCGAGACCGTCCGCCGGCTGATCATGCTCCAACTGATAGTCGGCGCCGCGGTCCTCGCCGCACTCGCGGTGGCCGCCTACTTCGTGATCCGGCGCAGCCTGCGGCCGTTGCGCGGGGTCGAGAAGACCGCCGCCGCGATCGCCGCGGGGGATCTGACTCGCCGAGTTCCGGTGCGCGGCACCAATACCGAGATCGATCGACTGTCGCAATCACTCAACGGCATGCTCGCCCAGATCCAAAGCGCCTTCGCGGCGACCGAGGCGTCGGAGTCCGCGGCACGCCGCTCCGAGGCGAAGATGCGTCGCTTCGTCGCCGACGCGAGCCACGAACTGCGCACGCCGCTGACCACGATCCGCGGCTTCGCCGAGCTCTACCGCCAGGGTGCTACCACTGACCCGGCCCTGTTCATGGACCGGATCGAACGCGAGGCCCAACGCATGGGCCTGCTGGTCGAGGATCTACTGATGCTGGCCCGGCTCGACGCGCAGCGCCCGCTGGAGCAGGGCCCCGTCGATCTGCTCGCCGTCGCAAGCGATGCCGTGCACAACGCCAGGGCGATGGCGGCCGCCGACGGCTCGGACGGCCCGCATCGTTCCATCGAACTGGAAATATGTTCCGGCGAAGGCACATTGGAGGTGAACGGCGACGAAGAGCGGCTGCGCCAGGTGCTGGCCAATCTGCTGAACAATGCACTCACCCACACCCCGCCGGATGCCTCGGTAAAAGTACGCCTGACGCCCGAGCTCGACGAGATCCTGCTCGAAGTCGCCGACACCGGCCCTGGCTTGCCCGCCGACGAGGCCGAGCGCATCTTCGAACGCTTCTACCGCACCGACAACTCCCGGACGCGCGCCAGCGGCGGCACCGGCCTCGGGCTATCGATAGTCCAAGCCCTGGTAGCCGCCCATGGCGGAACGGTTACCGCAGACAGCGTGCCAGGATCGGGCACCACTTTCACGGTGCATCTTCCGCGATCGACACGACGAGCGGGCGCGTAG
- a CDS encoding response regulator transcription factor, translated as MSAPAESTPEARVLVVDDEPMIVELLSVSLRYQGFEVDTAADGAQALDKARSFRPQALIVDVMMPGMDGFGLLRRLRADGIDAPVLFLTARDEVQDKVAGLTLGADDYITKPFSLEEVVARLRVVLRRSGHHAPVRESSRIRFEDIELDDDTHEVWKAGEPVPLSPTEFTLLRYFMVNAGTVLSKPRILDHVWRYDFGGEVGVVETYVSYLRKKVDTGNERLIHTLRGVGYVMRAPNRARQAEK; from the coding sequence ATGAGCGCGCCCGCGGAGAGCACACCCGAGGCCCGGGTCCTTGTGGTGGACGACGAGCCGATGATTGTGGAATTGCTGTCGGTGAGTCTGCGCTACCAGGGTTTCGAGGTCGATACCGCGGCTGACGGCGCGCAGGCGTTGGACAAGGCGCGCAGCTTCCGGCCGCAGGCCTTGATCGTCGATGTGATGATGCCCGGCATGGATGGCTTCGGGCTGCTGCGCAGGCTGCGCGCCGACGGCATCGACGCGCCGGTGCTGTTCCTCACCGCACGTGACGAAGTGCAGGACAAGGTCGCCGGACTCACTCTCGGCGCGGACGACTACATCACCAAGCCGTTCAGCCTGGAGGAAGTTGTCGCGCGGCTGCGGGTGGTGCTGCGCAGGTCCGGTCACCACGCGCCGGTGCGGGAGAGTTCGCGCATTCGGTTCGAGGACATCGAACTCGATGACGACACCCACGAGGTGTGGAAGGCGGGCGAGCCGGTTCCGCTGTCCCCCACCGAATTCACGTTGCTGCGCTACTTCATGGTGAACGCGGGCACCGTGCTGAGCAAGCCGCGCATTCTGGATCACGTGTGGCGCTACGACTTCGGGGGTGAGGTCGGTGTGGTGGAGACCTATGTGTCGTATCTGCGCAAGAAGGTCGATACGGGAAACGAGCGTCTGATCCACACGCTGCGGGGTGTCGGCTATGTGATGCGCGCGCCTAATCGCGCGCGACAGGCCGAGAAGTGA
- a CDS encoding alpha,alpha-trehalose-phosphate synthase (UDP-forming), with protein MTDQPSDDSEHALPDPSPDGAVFTAATTDRAETNGAGSGFVVVANRLPVDLERLPDGSTRWKRSPGGLVTALEPVLRNNKGAWVGWAGVPDIDVEPIIEDGLELHPVPLTAQEVSDYYEGFSNGTLWPLYHDVIVRPVYDRSWWTAYVQVNRRFAEATAKVAAEGATVWVQDYQLQLVPKMLRMLRPDLTIGFFLHIPFPPVELFMQMPWRAEIIDGLLGADLIGFHLPGGAQNFLYLARRLAGQPTSRGSVGVRSKLGVVQVGFRTVRVGAFPISIASAELDEHSRRRSVRERAAKIRAELGNPKNILLGVDRLDYTKGIDIRLGALEELLVEGRIDPAETVMVQLATPSRERVESYIQMRGDIERQVGRINGEFSQVGHPVVHYLHRPIPRDELLAFFVAADVMLVTPLRDGMNLVAKEYVACHSGLNGALVLSEFTGAAAELRQSYLCNPHDLDSVKDAISSALEDDRDTKRRRMRSLRRQVLAHDVDRWARSFLDALAQDQVAGSALLTDDDVYPESR; from the coding sequence ATGACTGACCAGCCGTCCGACGACTCCGAGCACGCCCTTCCAGACCCATCGCCCGATGGCGCCGTGTTCACCGCGGCGACAACCGATCGCGCCGAGACGAACGGCGCCGGTTCCGGCTTCGTCGTCGTCGCCAATCGACTTCCTGTCGACCTGGAGCGACTGCCCGACGGCTCCACCCGCTGGAAACGCAGCCCCGGTGGCCTCGTCACCGCATTGGAGCCGGTGCTGCGCAACAACAAGGGGGCGTGGGTCGGCTGGGCGGGCGTGCCCGACATCGATGTCGAGCCGATCATCGAGGACGGGCTCGAGCTGCACCCGGTGCCGCTGACCGCCCAGGAGGTCTCCGACTACTACGAAGGCTTCTCCAATGGCACGCTGTGGCCGCTCTACCACGATGTGATCGTGCGGCCGGTCTACGACCGCAGCTGGTGGACCGCGTATGTGCAGGTGAACCGTCGTTTCGCCGAGGCGACCGCGAAGGTGGCCGCCGAGGGTGCGACCGTGTGGGTACAGGACTACCAGCTGCAGCTGGTGCCCAAGATGCTGCGCATGCTGCGCCCCGATCTGACCATCGGCTTCTTCCTGCACATCCCGTTCCCGCCGGTCGAGTTGTTCATGCAGATGCCGTGGCGGGCCGAGATCATCGACGGTCTGCTCGGCGCGGATCTGATCGGGTTCCACCTGCCCGGTGGCGCGCAGAACTTCCTGTACCTGGCCAGGCGGCTGGCCGGACAGCCGACGTCCCGAGGGAGCGTCGGCGTGCGTTCCAAGCTCGGTGTCGTGCAGGTCGGGTTCCGTACGGTCCGGGTCGGCGCGTTCCCGATTTCGATCGCCTCCGCCGAACTCGACGAACATTCCCGGCGCAGGTCGGTACGGGAACGTGCCGCGAAGATCCGCGCCGAGCTCGGCAACCCGAAGAACATTCTGCTCGGCGTCGACCGGCTCGACTACACCAAGGGCATCGATATCCGACTGGGGGCGCTGGAGGAACTGCTGGTGGAGGGCCGGATCGATCCGGCGGAGACGGTCATGGTGCAGCTGGCGACACCGAGCCGGGAGCGGGTGGAGAGCTACATCCAGATGCGTGGCGACATCGAGCGCCAGGTCGGCCGGATCAACGGCGAGTTCTCCCAGGTCGGCCACCCGGTGGTGCACTATCTGCACCGCCCCATCCCGCGCGACGAACTCCTCGCCTTCTTCGTGGCCGCCGACGTCATGCTGGTGACCCCGCTGCGCGACGGCATGAACCTGGTAGCCAAGGAGTACGTGGCCTGCCACAGCGGCCTCAACGGCGCCCTCGTGCTGAGCGAATTCACCGGCGCCGCAGCCGAATTGCGTCAGTCCTACCTGTGCAACCCGCACGACCTGGATAGCGTGAAGGACGCCATCAGCTCCGCACTGGAGGACGACCGCGACACCAAACGCCGCCGCATGCGCTCACTACGCCGCCAAGTCCTCGCCCACGACGTAGACCGCTGGGCCCGCTCCTTCCTCGACGCCCTGGCCCAAGACCAGGTCGCAGGCAGCGCCCTGCTCACCGACGACGACGTATACCCGGAATCCCGCTAG
- a CDS encoding alpha/beta fold hydrolase, whose product MPLATVNGISLNYQVKGDRTKGTDTPGSAPLVVMIMGTGSPGRVWELHQVPALVAAGYRVCTFDNRGIAPSFEAANGMTIDELAADTAGLIELLGEGPALVVGTSMGSRVAQELALARPDLVRKAVFMAGHGRLDQFQKTLSLGEHDLDASGVQLPAKYEAAVTAVMNLSPATLADPNAARDWLDLFEFTGGPVTPGIRAQRRMDHDFDRVQAYRGIKVPCLSIGFADDRMIPPYLSREVAEVIPGARYQEIPDAGHYGYLERPEAVNKILLDFFGA is encoded by the coding sequence ATGCCGTTGGCCACGGTGAACGGAATTTCCCTCAACTACCAGGTCAAGGGCGACCGAACCAAGGGAACGGACACGCCGGGATCGGCGCCGCTGGTCGTGATGATCATGGGGACGGGCAGCCCGGGACGAGTCTGGGAACTGCATCAGGTTCCCGCGTTGGTCGCCGCGGGATACCGGGTGTGCACCTTCGACAACCGCGGCATCGCACCGTCCTTCGAGGCCGCCAACGGCATGACCATCGACGAGCTGGCCGCCGACACCGCGGGACTCATCGAACTGCTCGGCGAGGGTCCCGCGCTGGTCGTCGGCACCTCGATGGGGTCGCGGGTGGCCCAGGAATTGGCGCTCGCCCGTCCCGATTTGGTGCGCAAGGCCGTGTTCATGGCCGGTCACGGCCGCCTCGACCAATTTCAGAAGACGCTCTCGCTCGGCGAGCACGACCTCGACGCCAGCGGTGTGCAGCTGCCCGCGAAATATGAGGCCGCGGTGACCGCGGTGATGAACCTGTCGCCCGCGACCCTCGCCGACCCGAACGCTGCCCGCGACTGGCTCGACCTGTTCGAGTTCACCGGTGGCCCGGTGACGCCGGGTATCCGCGCGCAGCGCCGGATGGACCACGACTTCGACAGGGTGCAGGCCTATCGAGGGATCAAGGTGCCGTGTCTGTCCATCGGATTCGCCGATGATCGGATGATCCCGCCCTATCTGTCACGCGAGGTCGCCGAGGTGATTCCGGGCGCGCGCTACCAGGAGATTCCCGATGCGGGCCATTACGGCTACCTCGAGCGGCCCGAGGCGGTCAACAAGATCCTGCTCGATTTCTTCGGGGCCTGA
- a CDS encoding MbtH family protein → MSTNPFDDEDGRFFVLVNDEEQHSLWPAFAEVPAGWRVVFGEDSRAACVEYVEKNWTDMRPKSLRDAMAADDAARQGAQS, encoded by the coding sequence TTGAGCACCAACCCCTTCGATGACGAAGACGGCCGCTTCTTCGTCCTGGTCAACGACGAAGAGCAGCATTCGCTGTGGCCGGCCTTCGCGGAGGTCCCGGCCGGATGGCGAGTCGTTTTCGGCGAGGACAGCCGTGCTGCCTGCGTCGAATACGTCGAAAAGAATTGGACGGATATGCGTCCGAAGAGCCTGCGTGACGCGATGGCCGCCGACGATGCGGCCCGACAGGGCGCCCAGTCCTGA
- a CDS encoding HIT family protein translates to MASVFSAIIDGQLPGRFVWEDEEFVGFLTIAPITPGHTLVVPRKEIDQWQDVDAEIFARLNGVAQKIGQAVRQAWDAPRAGLLIAGLEVPHLHVHVFPAFTMGNFDISSADHHPSPESLDEAQARIKQALRDLGHGAHVPD, encoded by the coding sequence ATGGCTTCTGTTTTCAGTGCGATCATCGACGGTCAGCTGCCTGGCCGATTCGTTTGGGAGGACGAGGAATTCGTCGGTTTCCTGACCATCGCCCCGATCACCCCCGGTCACACCCTCGTGGTGCCCCGCAAGGAAATCGACCAGTGGCAGGACGTCGACGCCGAGATCTTCGCCCGGCTCAACGGCGTCGCCCAGAAGATCGGGCAAGCAGTCCGCCAGGCCTGGGACGCGCCGCGCGCCGGCCTACTCATCGCCGGCCTCGAGGTGCCACACCTGCACGTGCACGTTTTTCCGGCATTCACCATGGGCAACTTCGACATCTCCAGCGCCGACCACCACCCTTCCCCCGAGTCGCTCGACGAGGCCCAGGCCAGGATCAAGCAGGCGCTGCGCGACCTCGGCCACGGCGCACACGTCCCGGACTGA
- a CDS encoding alpha/beta fold hydrolase: MITITLAATAAAISAAPAGLLGHRQLRRRSNAKALRIDTRNGISEAGFVRIGGIDQWIEIRGEDLANPVLLDLHGGPGATNTYFANRTREWERHFTIVRWDQRGTGKTFGRGDQGEMSFQQLCTDALEVTRYVQRRLRTDKVVLLGNSFGSVLGLRLARNHPELYSAYVGTDQNILGGERDDSLFYATVQRLRDNGKRSDAAKLEQIGPDETKWSAADWGLHAKLKTSSDPFLVEMLKKLILPSMWFSPQHGLRDLKDGASGMKFSEQLGVESVHFDSWRDGTRFELPFFIFQGEHDTLMPADRARRYFDDVQAPHKEFALITDATHFASCWQPAQFLELLLTRVRPVVTGDQTRLPA, encoded by the coding sequence ATGATCACCATCACGCTCGCCGCCACTGCCGCCGCAATCTCCGCCGCCCCCGCCGGCCTGCTCGGTCACCGCCAACTGCGTCGCCGAAGCAACGCGAAGGCGCTGCGTATCGACACCCGGAACGGCATCTCCGAAGCCGGCTTCGTACGCATCGGCGGCATCGACCAGTGGATCGAGATCCGCGGCGAGGACCTGGCCAACCCGGTCCTGCTCGACCTGCACGGCGGTCCCGGCGCCACGAACACCTACTTCGCCAACCGGACCCGGGAGTGGGAGCGGCACTTCACCATCGTCCGCTGGGACCAGCGCGGCACCGGCAAGACCTTCGGTCGCGGCGACCAGGGTGAGATGAGCTTTCAGCAGTTGTGCACCGACGCGCTGGAGGTCACCCGGTACGTACAGCGCAGGCTGCGCACAGACAAGGTGGTGCTGCTCGGCAACTCCTTCGGATCGGTGCTCGGACTTCGCCTCGCGCGAAACCACCCCGAGCTGTACTCGGCATACGTCGGTACCGACCAGAACATCCTCGGCGGCGAGCGCGACGACAGCCTGTTCTATGCGACCGTGCAGCGACTGCGCGACAACGGAAAGCGTTCCGACGCAGCGAAGCTGGAGCAGATCGGCCCGGACGAAACCAAGTGGTCGGCGGCGGACTGGGGCCTGCACGCCAAACTGAAGACCAGCTCCGACCCGTTCCTGGTCGAGATGCTGAAGAAGCTGATCCTCCCGTCGATGTGGTTCTCACCCCAGCATGGGCTGCGCGATCTCAAAGACGGCGCGAGTGGCATGAAGTTCTCCGAGCAGCTCGGCGTCGAGTCCGTGCACTTCGATTCCTGGCGCGACGGAACGCGATTCGAGCTCCCGTTCTTCATCTTCCAGGGCGAACACGACACCCTGATGCCCGCCGATCGGGCCCGCCGCTACTTCGACGACGTGCAGGCCCCGCACAAGGAGTTCGCGCTGATCACCGACGCCACCCACTTCGCGTCGTGCTGGCAGCCCGCGCAATTCCTCGAGCTGCTGCTGACTCGGGTGCGTCCGGTGGTGACCGGTGATCAGACGCGGCTGCCCGCGTAG
- a CDS encoding PH domain-containing protein gives MGLIDGLMGNAGRIDPGQAQTEYAKLLGNGEQIYAAYLLVRDAILFTNRRLILVDKQGLSGRKVSYHSVPYRAITHFSVETAGTFDLDAELAIWISGSHEPIQKRFNRQVDIYEVQGILSHFVAV, from the coding sequence ATGGGTCTGATCGACGGACTGATGGGCAATGCCGGGCGTATCGATCCCGGCCAAGCACAGACGGAGTACGCGAAACTTCTCGGCAACGGTGAACAGATCTATGCCGCGTATCTGCTTGTCCGCGATGCCATCCTGTTCACCAACCGACGCTTGATCCTCGTCGACAAACAGGGTCTCTCGGGCCGGAAGGTCAGCTACCACAGCGTCCCCTACCGGGCGATCACCCACTTCTCGGTGGAGACCGCGGGCACCTTCGACCTGGATGCCGAACTCGCCATCTGGATCTCCGGCTCGCACGAGCCGATCCAGAAGCGGTTCAACCGCCAGGTCGATATCTATGAGGTGCAGGGCATCCTGTCGCATTTCGTCGCGGTGTAG